A window of Candidatus Atribacteria bacterium genomic DNA:
CATCCTCACTAGTTCTTTAGTCACCTGACTAAGAGCAAGGGATGGTGTATTTATCATTTCTTTATTCAGGTAGAGGGGACCTTTCTTGATAACTATCTCTTCACCTGGTAAAATTTTAACCACCAGTTTAATAAAATAAGAAAGAAAAGGAATTAATATTGCTGCGTCAATTACATTAAATAGTGTATGTGCGTTGGCAATTTGCCTTGGGATGCTGGAGGAGGTAAAAGATACCAGGTAGGCGAATTTATTTATAAAGAAAAAAAACAGAATAACCCCTCCAATATTAAAAAGTAAATGAGAAAAAGCAAGTCTTTTTCCGGTTATTGAACTTCCTATGCTGGCAATTAAGGCAGTAACACAAGTTCCTATATTACTTCCCAAAATAAGGGGTATTGCTGTTTCTAAGCTTATAATACCCTGAATGGACATAGCGATGATGATGGCTGTGGTAGCACTACTGCTTTGAATAACGGCAGTAAAGATGGCGGCAACTACAATACCCAATAAAGGATTTATAGAAATATTAGTTAATAAAGTTATAAAGGGAGCATAATCTCTTAAGGGTTTTACTGCTTGGGACATAGTGTACAAGCCTAAAAATAGTATGCCAAAACCGAGTAATATTTGGCCAAAATATTTATAGCTTCTTTTTCTGGCTAAAAAATTAATAATAAAACCAATCCCAATTGCCGGGAGAGCATATTTTTCTAAGCGAAAAGATACGATCTGGGCTGTTATGGTAGTACCTATGTTCGCACCGGCAATGACACTTACCGCTTGCTTTAAGCTTAATAATCCTGCATTAACCAATCCGATAGTAATAACGCTTGTTGCGCTACTACTTTGAATAATTGAAGTTATTAAAGTGCCGGTTACAACACCCATTACCGGTTTATTGGTTAAGAATTCCAGAATTTTCTGTATTCTATCACCGGTAACTTTTTGTAGGCCATCGCTAAGTAACTGCATCCCATATAAAAATAAACCCAGACCTCCCACCATACCAAAGATTAGTTCAGTGGTCATTGAATACCTCCGCCTAAGTTAGTCGTTAGTATATAGTAAAGAAAAAATAGCGGTGATAAGTAACCTTTTTGAGGAATTAGGAAATTTAATCTTAATGCTTATTACTCATTACTTATCACTCATTACTGTTTTAGATGCCGCTGTGTCCGAAGCCACCTTCTCCTCTTTTGGTTTTATCCAAGGTCTCTACAAGTTTAAATTTAGGAAAAAATATTTTTTGTATGACTAATTGGGCTATCCTATCTCCTCTTTGTATAGTAAAATCATCTTCACCCAAATTAATTAATATTACCTTTACCGTACCTCTATAATCCGAATCAATAGTACCAGGGGTATTTAAAACAGTAATTCCATGCTTAATAGCTAAGCCGCTTCGGGGCCTTATTTGTCCCTCATACCCTTCGGGAATCATTATTTTTATCCCCGTAGATACCAATTTTATCTTGCCCGGTTTTAATACGGTATTTGATGGTTCCGCAGATAACAAATCAACACCAGAGGAGAATTCACTTGTGGAAAAAGGTAAAGGTAAATCTTCGCATCCGCTAATTTTTTCTATTTTTATTTCAATCTTATTATTTTCCACAAGTAATCCCTTTTTTGAATTATTTATTTTTATATTGAATTATATACTTTAATCGTAATTTTCATTTTTTTTATCTCTGTCATCTTCTACAACACCATTTTCATCATTATCTATTTTTCTCAGATCAATTCTACCTTGACTATCAATTCCAATGCATTTAACCAAAATATTATCATTCACTCTAACTACATCTTCTACTCTGCCTATGCGTCTTCGTGATAATTTAGAAATATGAACTAATCCTTCTTTACCGGGAAATATTTCTACAAAAGCGCCAAAACTTGTGGTTCTAGTTACTTTACCTTCATAGGTTTCTCCTACTTTGGCTTCTCTTACCATATCTTCAATCATTTTTTTTGCGCTGTTTAGAGATTTCCCATCTGCCGAAGCAATAAAAATTTCACCATCGTCTTTAATATCGATAGAAGCTCCGGTTATTTCTATAATTTTTTTAATATTTTTTCCGCTAGGACCGATGATCAAGCCAATCTTAGAAGGATCAACATTTATTATTGTAATTTTTGGTGCATAGTCTGATAATTTTTCTCGAGACTGCGATAGGGCTTTATTCATTTTTTCAAGAATATACAATCTTGCTTCTTTCGATCTCTTTAAAATATCAATCAGTGTATTTTTGGAGATGCCGGCAATTTTTAGATCCATTTGAATGGCGGTAATACCAAGGCTGCTTCCGGCAGCTTTAAAATCCATATCTCCGTAATGGTCTTCTAAGCCTAAAATGTCAGTTAATATTTCTACATTTTCATTCTCTTTTACCAATCCCATAGCAATACCGGCAATAGGTCTTTTAAGAGGGACACCGGCATCAAATAAAGATAGGCTGCCTCCGCAAACGGTCGCCATTGAAGAGGAACCATTCGATTCTAATATTTCCGATACGATACGAATAGTATAAGGAAATTCTTCTTCTGAGGGAATCAATGCTTTCAATGCCATTTCAGCTAAGGAACCATGGCCAATTTCTCTTCTTGATTGCCCCCTTCTTGGTCTTACTTCACCTACGCTAAAAGGAGGGAAATTATAATGTAAATAAAACCTTTCCGATGATTCTTCTTCTAAAGTATCTATAAATTGTCTATCTTTTACTGTTCCTAAAGTAGTGATAACTAAGGCTTGAGTTTGTCCTCTGGTAAATAATGCGCTACCATGTACTCGTGGTAATACTCCAGTTTCGCAGCTAATTGAACGTATTTCATCTAACTTTCTTCCATCGACTCTTACTTTTTCTTTAATAATTAAATTACGAACTACTTCTTTGCAAGTCTCATCATAGGCTTCTTTCAAAAAAAGAATATTATCTCCTTCGGGAGATA
This region includes:
- a CDS encoding Na/Pi cotransporter family protein, which produces MTTELIFGMVGGLGLFLYGMQLLSDGLQKVTGDRIQKILEFLTNKPVMGVVTGTLITSIIQSSSATSVITIGLVNAGLLSLKQAVSVIAGANIGTTITAQIVSFRLEKYALPAIGIGFIINFLARKRSYKYFGQILLGFGILFLGLYTMSQAVKPLRDYAPFITLLTNISINPLLGIVVAAIFTAVIQSSSATTAIIIAMSIQGIISLETAIPLILGSNIGTCVTALIASIGSSITGKRLAFSHLLFNIGGVILFFFFINKFAYLVSFTSSSIPRQIANAHTLFNVIDAAILIPFLSYFIKLVVKILPGEEIVIKKGPLYLNKEMINTPSLALSQVTKELVRMGEMAESMLNDVMMSFIQNDLNTLNNVYLKEEVVNTLEKEITKYLVLISQRSLSPTQSKRLTNLMNIVNDIERVGDHAENLAELAEEKINEKLPFSEKALDELKYMFSKVQFSLNKSVSALKIRDVELAREVVLQEDEIDKIEKELRSNHIKRLNQGVCYPESGVIFLDLISNLERVGDHANNISLMVIDELSKS
- a CDS encoding dUTP diphosphatase, encoding MENNKIEIKIEKISGCEDLPLPFSTSEFSSGVDLLSAEPSNTVLKPGKIKLVSTGIKIMIPEGYEGQIRPRSGLAIKHGITVLNTPGTIDSDYRGTVKVILINLGEDDFTIQRGDRIAQLVIQKIFFPKFKLVETLDKTKRGEGGFGHSGI
- a CDS encoding polyribonucleotide nucleotidyltransferase, with amino-acid sequence MLKSKETEINLDGKIINIGTGKIAKQAAGSVVVSCEGTVVLVTAASSPEPREGTDFFPLMVDYEEKFYAAGKIPGGFFKREGRPSKNAILTSRLIDRPLRPLFPKEYRNDVQIIATVFSFDQKNLPDILAMIGASAALWISDIPFQSPIGAVRIGLIDKKFIINPGPQELENTELNLIIAGTKDSIIMMEGEAKEVSEETIFEAVNVAHQSIKTIIEGQEKLAAILGKSKVDQEKDYQKTSELTDNYRQEINNLYQKEIKNAICKIEKKERENLLEDIFKQIMEKLSPEGDNILFLKEAYDETCKEVVRNLIIKEKVRVDGRKLDEIRSISCETGVLPRVHGSALFTRGQTQALVITTLGTVKDRQFIDTLEEESSERFYLHYNFPPFSVGEVRPRRGQSRREIGHGSLAEMALKALIPSEEEFPYTIRIVSEILESNGSSSMATVCGGSLSLFDAGVPLKRPIAGIAMGLVKENENVEILTDILGLEDHYGDMDFKAAGSSLGITAIQMDLKIAGISKNTLIDILKRSKEARLYILEKMNKALSQSREKLSDYAPKITIINVDPSKIGLIIGPSGKNIKKIIEITGASIDIKDDGEIFIASADGKSLNSAKKMIEDMVREAKVGETYEGKVTRTTSFGAFVEIFPGKEGLVHISKLSRRRIGRVEDVVRVNDNILVKCIGIDSQGRIDLRKIDNDENGVVEDDRDKKNENYD